The following are from one region of the Rosistilla carotiformis genome:
- a CDS encoding FRG domain-containing protein, with protein MAVASARERAKIRRRFAKCPLECPLYADTTIQSLSDFFAVFHSLLDPGKVFWFRGHSKLSYRLAPSALRYSTVDARNKALSLVSEMKRFLEMKLPRPPAPHDNLGWMQVAQHYGLPTRLLDWTQNAAVALFFTCCSNQQDDGLVAILNPIELNLAVDASLPRVFNFQKDAKVIEPYLEMDGRDSRRGRKTIAINPTWNTERIAMQQGAFTLHGKRFELDNSQASSLIYVPILKEFKSTLLNELERVGIGEMFILPEPEHVCSHLLRSARI; from the coding sequence GTGGCAGTAGCATCAGCAAGGGAGCGGGCAAAGATTAGGCGGCGGTTCGCAAAGTGTCCGCTTGAATGCCCACTTTATGCCGACACCACCATCCAGTCTTTAAGTGATTTTTTTGCTGTATTCCATTCATTGCTCGATCCCGGAAAGGTTTTTTGGTTCCGCGGCCACTCCAAGTTGAGTTATAGACTAGCTCCTTCAGCATTAAGGTATTCGACAGTAGATGCCAGAAACAAAGCATTGAGCCTGGTATCTGAGATGAAGAGGTTTCTGGAGATGAAGCTTCCGCGTCCGCCTGCTCCGCACGATAATTTGGGTTGGATGCAGGTCGCACAGCACTACGGACTGCCAACTCGATTGCTCGACTGGACTCAGAACGCTGCGGTGGCGTTGTTTTTTACATGCTGCTCAAATCAACAAGACGATGGCTTGGTTGCCATTCTTAACCCGATTGAATTAAACCTAGCAGTGGATGCTAGCCTTCCTCGTGTTTTCAATTTCCAAAAGGATGCGAAAGTTATCGAGCCGTATCTTGAGATGGATGGTCGCGACTCCCGACGAGGAAGGAAAACTATTGCGATCAACCCCACGTGGAACACTGAACGAATTGCGATGCAACAAGGGGCGTTTACGCTACATGGGAAACGATTTGAACTCGATAACAGTCAAGCAAGCTCGCTAATTTACGTTCCGATCCTAAAGGAATTTAAATCAACTTTGTTAAACGAACTCGAACGTGTTGGAATTGGTGAAATGTTCATTCTCCCAGAGCCTGAACACGTTTGTTCTCACTTGCTTCGTTCCGCAAGGATTTAG